A window of Chloroflexaceae bacterium genomic DNA:
TGGCGCGCGTCGGTCTGGTACTCGACGTGGCGAATGGCGATGGTGATGCCGCGGGCCCGCTCTTCGGGGGCGTTGTCGATCTGGTCGTAGGCCATAAACTGGGCCGCGCCCTTGAGCGCGAGCACCTTGGTGATCGCCGCCGTCAGGGTCGTCTTCCCGTGGTCCACGTGCCCGATCGTCCCGACGTTCACGTGCGGCTTGGTCCGCTCAAATTTCTGCTTGGCCATAATCTGTCCTTGTTTGCTTGCGGCTCGCGCCGTAGTCATTCTCAGGCACGAACCAGCGTATTCTCCGGAGGGGCATACCCTCGCAAACACCGAAATCTTCTATCAAGAATAGCCCTGATGACGCCTCTGATCCAGCGACGCATGGCTGGACCAGCAGGCATACAGGGCCGCCGGAAGCAGGCGCTGGCGCTGCCGTTCGGGCAGCACCAGTTCACCGACGCTGGTGGTTCCTCGGCGCCCGGCCAGGGCCGCGTCGAGGAGGTTCCCGAGGGTCAGCGCCGACATACTGGTGGCGTAGGCGCTGATAAGCACTCCAAGCGGCGCGTCGCTCAACAGGCTGGCGACCTGCGCCACCAGGGCGGGCAGGTGCTCGTGCAGGCGCCAGATCTCTCCTTTTGGCCCCCGCCCGAAGACGGGCGGATCCATCAAAACCAGGTCGTAGCGATGCCCGCGACGGATCTCGCGCGCCACGAACTTGCCCACATCATCAATCAGCCAGCGGATGGGCCGTTCACCTAGATCCGACAACTGCTGATTCTGCCGGGCCCAGAGAACGGCCGGTCGCGAGGCGTCTACGTGGGTCACACGGGCGCCGTGCGCGGCGGCATAGAGGCTGCTGAGCCCGGTATAGCCAAAGAGCGCCAGCACGGTCGCCTCAGGCCGTGAGGCGACCTGCGTTTTGAGCCAGGCCCAGTGGGCACTGTGCTCAGGGAAGACCCCGGTGTGGCGAAACGGGGTCAGGCGCACCCAGAACCGCAGGCAGTCATAGCGCATCTGCCACTGGTCGGGCAGGGGGCGGCGCTGCCGCCA
This region includes:
- a CDS encoding GTP-binding protein; amino-acid sequence: MAKQKFERTKPHVNVGTIGHVDHGKTTLTAAITKVLALKGAAQFMAYDQIDNAPEERARGITIAIRHVEYQTDAR
- a CDS encoding class I SAM-dependent methyltransferase → MQELRLLAPPEWSDYELLDTGDGAKLERFGPYTLVRPETQALWPRGLPEREWQRADAVFEKSRGGDEGPGVWRQRRPLPDQWQMRYDCLRFWVRLTPFRHTGVFPEHSAHWAWLKTQVASRPEATVLALFGYTGLSSLYAAAHGARVTHVDASRPAVLWARQNQQLSDLGERPIRWLIDDVGKFVAREIRRGHRYDLVLMDPPVFGRGPKGEIWRLHEHLPALVAQVASLLSDAPLGVLISAYATSMSALTLGNLLDAALAGRRGTTSVGELVLPERQRQRLLPAALYACWSSHASLDQRRHQGYS